In the genome of Abyssalbus ytuae, the window TGTACTAACAGACATTTCTTTTAATGTAAAAAAAGGTGAATTTGCCTCGATTATGGGTAAATCAGGATCAGGAAAATCTACACTGCTCTATATCCTTTCTACTATGGATACCGACTACGAGGGCGAATTGTATTTAAATAACGAACTGATAACCGGAAAGTCACATCAGGAACTATCCCGTATACGAAATAAAAATATAGGCTTTGTATTTCAGTTTCATTATTTGCTGTCTGAATTTTCGGTACTGGAGAATGTAATGTTACCGGCCAGAAAACTTGGAGAGCTTACAGAAAAAGAAATTGAACACAATGCAATGGAAATACTTAAAACCCTGGGTATTGATAAACTGGCTAAAAAGAAAGCTTCCAGAATTTCCGGAGGCGAAAAACAACGTGTAGCAATTGCACGGGCCTTAATTAACAAACCGTCTATACTTATGGGTGACGAACCCACCGGAAATTTGGACAGTTACAATTCCGAAAATGTATTCAATATATTTAAACAGCTAAAAGATGAACAAGGTTTATCTCTTCTGGTAGTTACCCACGATATGGATTTTGCGCAAAAAACCGACAGAATTATTGAAATGGATGACGGAAAAATAATAAGCTAGTTATTTAGGCATATTATATCTCACTCCATGCTAAAGCAGCTGCTCCTGTAACGGCATCAGAGCCTGTGAGGGTTGATGTTATAACTTTTATCTTTCCTCTATAAGCTTTAAAAAGATTTCTTTCCATACTTTTTCTAACAGGTTCAAGCAAAATGTTGCCTGCCTTGGTGAGTCCGCCTGTTAAAATAATCGCTTCAGGATCTAAAACAGCTACCACATTGGCTATTTTAAGCCCTAATACTTCCCCGGTAAATTCAAAAGCTTTTTTTGCAATAACATCACCCTTCAAAGCCGCATCAGCTATTGCCAAACCATCCATTTGATTAAAACTTATATTTCTAAGTTCCGAATCTTCCCTCATTGCAGCTATTAACTCAAAGACTGTTCTCCTGATACCGGTTACCGATGCATATGTTTCCAAACAACCCTGCAGACC includes:
- a CDS encoding ABC transporter ATP-binding protein; amino-acid sequence: MSLVLEANKVNKYFRKPVLFHVLTDISFNVKKGEFASIMGKSGSGKSTLLYILSTMDTDYEGELYLNNELITGKSHQELSRIRNKNIGFVFQFHYLLSEFSVLENVMLPARKLGELTEKEIEHNAMEILKTLGIDKLAKKKASRISGGEKQRVAIARALINKPSILMGDEPTGNLDSYNSENVFNIFKQLKDEQGLSLLVVTHDMDFAQKTDRIIEMDDGKIIS